The following are encoded together in the Sparus aurata chromosome 1, fSpaAur1.1, whole genome shotgun sequence genome:
- the LOC115588324 gene encoding acanthoscurrin-2-like, with the protein MKTSTENAAVMAVFSLDASRNGVDWDPLGAGGEDVDWVSLGAGGEGVGWVSLGAGGKGVGWVSLGAGGEGVGWDPLGAGGEDVGWVSLGASGEGVGWDPLGAGGEGVGWVSLGAGGEDVGWDPLGAGGEGVGWVSLGAGGEGVGWDPLGAGGEGVGWVSLGAGGEGVGWDPLGAGGKSVGWDPLEAGGEGASPLEAGGVGSDLLEVGGGDEG; encoded by the exons atgaaaaCGAGCACTGAGaacgccgccgtcatggcag tgttctctCTGGATGCCAGCAGAAACggcgtggactgggacccattGGGAGCCGGCGGAGAAGATGTGGACTGGGTCTCACTGGGAGCCGGTGgagaaggcgtgggctgggtcTCACTGGGAGCCGGTGGAAAAGGCGTGGGCTGGGTCTCACTGGGAGCCGGTGgagaaggcgtgggctgggacccactgggaGCCGGTGGAGAAGATGTGGGCTGGGTCTcactgggagccagtggagaaggcgtgggctgggacccactgggaGCCGGTGgagaaggcgtgggctgggtcTCACTGGGAGCCGGCGgagaagacgtgggctgggacccactgggaGCCGGTGgagaaggcgtgggctgggtcTCACTGGGAGCCGGCGgagaaggcgtgggctgggacccactgggaGCCGGTGgagaaggcgtgggctgggtcTCACTGGGAGCCGGCGgagaaggcgtgggctgggacccactgggaGCCGGCGGGAAAAGTGTGGGCTGGGACCCCCTGGAAGCCGGCGGTGAAGGTGCAAGCCCTCTGGAGGCTGGGGGTGTAGGCTCTGACCTACTGGAAGTTGGCGGCGGAGATGAAGGCTGA
- the LOC115587432 gene encoding uncharacterized protein LOC115587432 produces MIGLISNNDESAYTEEVQHLTAWCANNDLALNTKKTKELIVDYRKSNDGTHTPIRINGTEVERVTSFKFLGVHISEDLSWTLNTSTLTKNIHQRLFFLKRLKKIHQSPQILVNFYRCTIESILTNCVTVWYGNCSVSEQKALQRVVKTAQRITGSSLSSIEALQSKRCLRKARNIVKDCSNPNHRLFTLLPSRRHYRSLCTRTSRFRGSFFPASVTLLDSTPRCTYCTSTDLCSIYILLLIQYL; encoded by the exons ATGATTGGTCTCATCAGCAACAACGATGAGTCGGCCTACACGGAGGAGGTCCAGCACCTAACGGCGTGGTGCGCCAACAACGACTTGGCTCTCAACACcaagaagaccaaagagctcATTGTGGACTACAGAAAGTCCAATGATGGCACACACACCCCCATCCGTATCAATGGAACAGAGGTTGAGCGTGTCACCAGCTTCAAGTTTCTGGGTGTCCACATCTCCGAGGACCTCTCTTGGaccctcaacacctccaccctgaCCAAGAACATTCACCAGCGTCTTTTCTTCCTGAAGAGACTAAAGAAAATCCATCAGTCTCCTCAGATTCTGGTGAACTTCTACCGCTGCACCATCGAGAGCATCCTTACCAACTGTGTCACAGTTTGGTATGGCAACTGCTCTGTGTCTGAGCAGAAAGCACTGCAGAGGGTGGTGAAAACTGCCCAACGCATCACCGGTTCCTCACTCTCCTCCATTGAGGCTCTCCAGAGCAAGCGATGTCTACGAAAGGCGCGTAACATCGTCAAGGACTGTTCCAACcccaaccacagactgttcaccctcctcccctccaggaGGCACTACAGGTCACTCTGCACCCGGACCAGCAGGTTCAGGGGAAGCTTTTTCCCTGCGTCTGTCACCCTTCTGGACTCCACACCTCGgtgcacatactgtacctcGACCGACTTATGCTCtatttatatact gctCCTGATTCAGTATCTCTGA